One Tolypothrix bouteillei VB521301 DNA window includes the following coding sequences:
- a CDS encoding HD domain-containing protein yields the protein MENYQLKPENWSQESYIKAYKFAAQAHQGQEMPGSNIPYIMHLSFVSMEVIAALNVEKESNGDLAIQCALLHDTIEDTDITFEQINIEFGEAVAKGVLALTKNNTIAKYLQMEDSLTRIKQEPKEIWMVKLADRISNLQAPPHYWTSDKIVRYREEGILIYDALKDASPFLASRLACKIEDYKVFIN from the coding sequence ATGGAAAACTATCAATTAAAACCAGAAAATTGGTCGCAAGAAAGTTATATTAAAGCTTACAAATTTGCAGCACAAGCGCATCAAGGTCAGGAGATGCCCGGTTCAAACATACCTTACATTATGCACTTAAGCTTTGTAAGTATGGAAGTCATTGCAGCTTTAAATGTAGAAAAAGAATCTAACGGAGATCTTGCAATTCAATGTGCGCTTTTGCATGACACCATCGAAGATACCGATATAACTTTTGAGCAAATCAATATCGAATTTGGTGAAGCCGTAGCTAAAGGTGTACTTGCCTTAACTAAAAATAATACCATCGCAAAATATCTTCAGATGGAAGATAGTTTAACAAGGATAAAGCAAGAACCGAAAGAAATATGGATGGTAAAGTTAGCAGATAGAATCAGCAACTTACAAGCACCTCCACATTATTGGACTTCAGATAAAATTGTGCGATATCGAGAAGAAGGTATTCTAATTTATGACGCTTTAAAGGATGCAAGCCCGTTTTTAGCGTCGCGATTGGCTTGTAAAATTGAAGATTATAAAGTATTTATCAATTGA
- a CDS encoding class I SAM-dependent methyltransferase, with product MLDGSNYEAFKEFERDGFNRVAFEYDRSTAQVTSQVNEVILDAVGIGYGWRLLDVACGTGRLSAAAVRRQAIVTGLDYAENMVTIARKRCPEAEFHTGDAENLPFESDQFDAVICSLGLLHFPNPEQAIAEAFRVLRSGGYYAFTCWTPPARNPFMSLILGSIQAKGTMKLNLPPGPPLFRFGEEAECERVLSAKGFTSVSIAELPVVWFFSTPEDVMPNTIATSARLGPMLAMQSEEQRHNIESAIIAGARSYATDGGIEIPASVVLSVACKP from the coding sequence ATGTTGGACGGATCTAATTACGAAGCATTCAAAGAGTTCGAGCGTGATGGATTTAATCGGGTGGCGTTTGAATACGATCGCTCTACTGCTCAAGTGACTTCTCAAGTCAATGAAGTCATACTAGACGCTGTCGGAATAGGATACGGTTGGCGATTGCTGGATGTTGCTTGCGGGACTGGACGGTTGAGTGCTGCAGCAGTGAGGCGACAGGCAATAGTGACTGGATTAGATTATGCAGAAAATATGGTTACCATTGCTCGAAAGCGATGTCCTGAAGCCGAATTTCATACAGGAGATGCTGAGAACCTCCCTTTTGAGTCAGACCAATTTGATGCGGTTATCTGCAGCTTGGGGCTTCTCCATTTTCCCAATCCCGAGCAAGCAATTGCTGAAGCTTTTCGGGTGCTTAGATCCGGAGGGTACTATGCCTTCACTTGTTGGACACCACCAGCACGGAATCCATTCATGAGTTTAATCTTGGGGTCAATTCAGGCAAAAGGTACTATGAAGTTAAACCTCCCTCCAGGACCACCCTTGTTCCGCTTTGGTGAAGAAGCTGAATGCGAAAGGGTTTTGAGCGCAAAAGGATTTACTTCAGTTTCTATCGCTGAATTACCTGTAGTGTGGTTTTTTTCTACGCCAGAGGATGTAATGCCAAATACGATCGCAACTTCAGCAAGACTGGGACCAATGCTTGCAATGCAAAGCGAGGAGCAACGACACAATATTGAGAGCGCTATTATTGCTGGTGCTCGTTCCTACGCCACAGATGGTGGGATTGAAATTCCCGCTTCTGTAGTGCTGTCTGTCGCTTGCAAACCATGA
- a CDS encoding sensor histidine kinase: MTRSKKTEFPLNLGIGWQKRSINDNFKPWGGHRLALKWHLVLLVAGALLPVVLFAVAVVHRLSLKERAASERRLVLAARNLTQDIEREVSSTTRVLQVLATSDRLDRGELKAFYQEAQRTVQTQPTWLGAILLTPDKRQVFNTFRPFGTPLPLANEPESVRRVVKTLQPTVGYLAFARLKQKWAFPVRVPVIRSGKLRYVLTALITSEALTRLVKTQTTVDGEWTRTVVDGYGVVVARTRNPERFVGHPGTPSFLKRIAATTEGVFRETTLEGTPVYVAFKRANFSGWTTAVVVPIEVIESPARRAMWFVVGSGLALLLVSGVGTLILSRWISQGIAEAARAAEALAKGEYPRISPSPIQEVALLGEALEFSADLLSQRERERDENLAQAEAARAEAETASRLKDEFLITVSHELRTPLNAISGWSQLLGTGKLNQEKTQQAIATIERNAKAQAQLVNDLLDTSRIVVGKLRLEPELLNLATVIVSALDSVRHAAEVKNIDLQLQLATVEPVVGDQNRLLQVVWNLLANAIKFTPQGGRVEVSLSQANSFVEIIVRDTGVGIKAEFLPHVFERFRQADGSTTRQFGGLGLGLAIARHLVELHGGTVRAESDGEGKGATFTVILPSVQSCHGLQATDSTTEAGISIPPSVA, from the coding sequence GTGACAAGATCGAAAAAAACCGAATTTCCCTTAAATTTAGGAATCGGGTGGCAAAAAAGAAGTATAAATGACAACTTTAAGCCTTGGGGCGGTCACAGGCTGGCTCTTAAGTGGCATCTTGTGTTGCTCGTAGCAGGGGCATTACTCCCAGTTGTTCTTTTTGCCGTTGCTGTCGTACACAGACTCTCGCTGAAAGAGCGTGCAGCATCAGAGCGCCGCTTGGTTCTAGCAGCACGCAACCTCACTCAAGATATAGAACGTGAGGTTTCAAGTACAACCAGGGTACTCCAAGTACTGGCAACTTCCGATCGACTCGACCGAGGTGAATTAAAAGCTTTTTATCAAGAGGCGCAGCGCACAGTGCAAACGCAACCGACTTGGTTGGGCGCGATCCTCCTAACACCAGATAAACGTCAGGTCTTCAATACTTTTCGTCCCTTCGGTACCCCACTGCCCTTGGCAAATGAGCCTGAAAGTGTGCGACGCGTTGTCAAAACACTCCAGCCAACAGTAGGTTACCTCGCCTTTGCACGTCTCAAGCAAAAATGGGCTTTCCCCGTCCGCGTTCCAGTTATACGCAGTGGTAAGCTACGGTATGTGCTGACCGCCCTCATCACCTCAGAAGCGCTCACTCGTCTGGTCAAGACCCAAACCACTGTTGATGGCGAGTGGACGCGTACTGTCGTTGACGGTTACGGTGTTGTTGTAGCCCGAACTCGCAATCCCGAACGCTTTGTGGGACATCCGGGTACCCCTTCTTTTCTGAAGCGAATCGCAGCAACAACAGAGGGAGTTTTCCGCGAAACTACCTTAGAGGGAACGCCAGTGTACGTTGCCTTCAAACGAGCCAATTTCTCTGGCTGGACGACCGCCGTCGTCGTTCCTATTGAAGTCATTGAAAGTCCGGCTCGCCGTGCAATGTGGTTCGTCGTTGGATCGGGCTTGGCTTTGCTCCTAGTCAGTGGCGTGGGAACGCTCATCCTCTCGCGATGGATTTCTCAGGGTATCGCTGAGGCTGCTCGTGCTGCAGAAGCTCTAGCCAAAGGTGAATATCCTCGTATCAGTCCCTCACCCATTCAGGAAGTCGCTTTGTTAGGCGAAGCCCTAGAATTTTCAGCTGACCTTTTGTCGCAACGGGAGCGGGAGCGGGACGAAAATTTAGCACAAGCCGAAGCAGCACGGGCTGAGGCGGAAACCGCTAGCCGCCTCAAAGATGAGTTCTTAATTACCGTCTCCCACGAACTTAGAACTCCTCTCAATGCTATTTCCGGCTGGTCCCAGTTGCTGGGTACCGGAAAGCTCAACCAAGAAAAGACACAGCAAGCGATCGCTACCATCGAGCGCAATGCAAAAGCTCAAGCACAACTGGTGAACGACCTCCTTGACACATCGCGAATCGTCGTCGGGAAACTCCGCCTCGAACCAGAGTTACTGAACTTAGCTACCGTGATTGTCAGTGCGCTCGATTCGGTGCGCCATGCTGCTGAAGTGAAAAACATAGATTTGCAGCTACAACTTGCTACCGTAGAACCTGTCGTGGGAGACCAAAATCGCCTCCTGCAGGTAGTATGGAATCTCCTTGCGAACGCAATTAAATTCACGCCTCAAGGTGGACGGGTGGAGGTGAGTCTCTCTCAGGCTAACTCATTTGTCGAGATTATAGTGCGCGACACAGGTGTAGGTATCAAGGCAGAATTCCTGCCACACGTCTTTGAACGCTTCCGCCAAGCCGACGGTTCAACCACAAGGCAGTTTGGGGGCTTGGGGCTGGGTCTGGCGATCGCCCGTCACTTAGTCGAGCTTCACGGTGGGACAGTGCGGGCTGAGAGTGACGGTGAGGGCAAGGGGGCAACTTTCACTGTTATACTGCCATCAGTTCAATCGTGTCATGGTTTGCAAGCGACAGACAGCACTACAGAAGCGGGAATTTCAATCCCACCATCTGTGGCGTAG
- the sbcC gene encoding exonuclease subunit SbcC — MIPRQLTLKNFLSYRDAILDFRGLHTACVCGSNGAGKSSLLEAITWAIWGESRAVSEDDVIHTGSKDVRVDFIFETNQQNYRVIRTRQRGGNSGLEFQIETPNGFRPLTGKGVRATQDIILEHIKLDYDTFINSAYLRQGRADEFMLKRPNERKEILAELLKLNQYDELEERAKDLSRQFKARAEELERCLESLKNQLLSREAIVQKQAELEADINQLQQVQAFDTIQLQSLQVVQHQRQNKEQQLNFVRQQYQNLTQDCDRLQQDRAAISAQLSVLEKLLSQEAEIKAGYEEYQNLQSQEEVMGARFEEYTRAQQARQKNQQQLTKQIHELERQLQHSEAQLAALQQQEQDLQQILGKSEEVEVALAQLAAARNRLEQLDRLQLQVSPLLQKRASLQTQIDRAHAGLVARLEQLGSTENQLQRASQRQPQLQQAVMEVAIHIEELEKKRVYLQRVQEKGQERRHLIERLQAHQRDYERLLGELQQKLQMLQTPNALCPLCERPLDEHHWNRVVDKTKIEYKDAEDELWIVRERMAVSDREIQVLRQEYRDISQQLSPYDTLREQRGQLAAQLQATSDIEEQLQQIVVEKQQLEQALEVGDYAHDLQAELQQLEQYLQQLNYSEQDHALARNEVERWRWAEIRLSQMKDAAKRQAQIQLRKPEIQGQIQGLQTRVQQEATESECAKQIAGLEKYIAEIGYDTERHNQVRLAVRKMQSWQLQYQHLQAAQQQYPQLRARLQEIEVALQGRLAERQKLHSEIDSLVRQLQETANPTTQIQELEQQLASRRRQLDEQLSHLGRLQQLAHQLEALQLQYEQQQQQLQETKQQYRIYQELAQAFGKNGIQALMIENVLPQLEAETNQLLSRLSANQLHVQFVTQKAGRSGKSTKKNVKLIDTLDILIADAQGTRAYETYSGGEAFRINFAIRLALAKLLAQRAGASLQLLIVDEGFGTQDSEGCDRLIAAINAIASDFACILTVTHMPHLKEAFQARIEVSKTQQGSQLHLLI; from the coding sequence ATGATCCCAAGACAACTTACACTTAAAAACTTTCTCAGTTACCGCGATGCCATTCTAGATTTTCGCGGTTTACATACAGCGTGTGTTTGTGGTTCTAATGGTGCGGGAAAATCTTCCCTCCTCGAAGCTATCACCTGGGCGATATGGGGTGAAAGCAGAGCTGTATCTGAAGATGACGTTATCCACACAGGGTCTAAAGACGTTAGAGTTGATTTTATTTTTGAAACCAACCAACAAAATTATCGCGTGATTCGTACCCGACAGCGCGGTGGAAATAGTGGTTTGGAATTTCAAATAGAAACACCAAATGGCTTTCGCCCGTTGACGGGTAAAGGTGTACGGGCAACACAGGATATCATTTTAGAACACATTAAGCTAGATTACGATACATTTATTAACTCAGCTTATCTCCGCCAGGGTCGTGCTGATGAATTTATGCTCAAGCGACCTAACGAACGTAAAGAGATACTGGCAGAGTTATTAAAACTCAATCAATATGATGAATTAGAAGAACGGGCAAAAGACCTATCGCGTCAGTTTAAAGCACGGGCTGAGGAATTAGAACGTTGCTTGGAGTCTCTAAAAAATCAACTGCTTTCTCGTGAGGCGATCGTCCAAAAACAAGCTGAATTGGAAGCTGACATTAACCAGCTCCAACAAGTCCAAGCATTTGATACGATTCAATTGCAAAGTTTGCAGGTTGTGCAACACCAGAGGCAAAACAAAGAACAACAGCTTAACTTTGTCAGGCAACAATACCAAAATCTAACCCAGGATTGCGATCGCCTTCAACAAGACCGCGCAGCTATTAGCGCTCAGTTATCTGTTTTAGAAAAGTTATTAAGCCAAGAAGCTGAGATTAAAGCCGGGTATGAGGAGTATCAAAATCTACAATCTCAAGAAGAAGTGATGGGTGCAAGATTTGAAGAGTATACTCGCGCCCAACAAGCACGTCAAAAAAACCAGCAGCAACTGACAAAACAAATTCACGAACTCGAACGCCAGCTGCAACACAGCGAGGCGCAACTCGCCGCTTTGCAGCAACAAGAGCAGGATTTGCAACAAATTCTTGGGAAATCAGAAGAAGTAGAGGTCGCTTTGGCACAACTGGCTGCTGCACGCAACCGTCTCGAGCAGCTCGATCGACTGCAGCTACAGGTGTCTCCTCTGCTGCAAAAGCGAGCTTCCTTGCAAACCCAAATAGATCGAGCGCACGCTGGGTTAGTGGCTCGGCTCGAACAACTAGGCTCCACAGAAAACCAATTGCAACGGGCTTCACAGCGACAACCGCAACTGCAACAAGCCGTGATGGAAGTCGCAATCCATATTGAGGAGCTAGAAAAAAAGCGGGTTTATTTGCAAAGAGTTCAGGAGAAAGGACAGGAGAGACGCCACCTGATAGAGCGCTTGCAAGCTCACCAACGAGATTATGAAAGACTTTTGGGAGAATTACAGCAAAAACTGCAAATGCTCCAAACACCCAATGCTTTATGTCCTTTGTGCGAGCGTCCTTTGGATGAACATCATTGGAATCGTGTAGTCGATAAAACTAAAATTGAGTACAAAGATGCTGAGGATGAATTGTGGATAGTTCGGGAACGAATGGCTGTATCGGATAGAGAAATTCAGGTTCTCAGACAGGAATACCGGGATATATCACAACAATTATCTCCTTACGATACTTTACGCGAACAAAGAGGGCAATTAGCAGCACAATTGCAGGCAACAAGTGATATCGAAGAACAGCTACAACAAATAGTTGTTGAGAAGCAGCAACTCGAGCAAGCGTTAGAAGTAGGTGATTACGCTCACGATCTACAAGCCGAATTGCAGCAATTGGAGCAGTACTTACAACAGCTCAACTACAGCGAACAGGATCATGCCCTTGCACGTAATGAGGTGGAACGATGGCGGTGGGCAGAAATTAGGCTCAGTCAAATGAAAGATGCTGCCAAGCGTCAAGCTCAAATACAGTTACGAAAACCGGAAATTCAGGGGCAAATTCAAGGGTTGCAAACTAGAGTTCAGCAAGAAGCAACTGAATCTGAGTGTGCCAAACAAATTGCTGGTCTTGAAAAGTACATTGCTGAAATTGGCTATGATACAGAGCGGCACAACCAGGTTCGCTTGGCAGTACGCAAAATGCAATCTTGGCAATTACAGTATCAACATCTCCAAGCAGCACAACAGCAGTACCCGCAGCTTCGTGCAAGACTCCAAGAGATCGAGGTAGCTTTACAAGGGAGATTGGCCGAGCGGCAAAAACTTCATTCTGAAATAGACAGTCTTGTTCGCCAATTGCAAGAAACAGCAAATCCAACAACTCAAATACAAGAGTTAGAGCAGCAATTAGCTTCTCGCAGGCGTCAGCTTGACGAACAACTCTCGCATTTAGGACGGTTACAGCAGCTAGCCCACCAACTTGAAGCGCTACAACTTCAGTACGAGCAACAGCAGCAGCAATTGCAAGAAACAAAACAGCAATATCGGATTTATCAGGAATTGGCGCAAGCCTTTGGTAAAAATGGTATCCAAGCATTGATGATTGAGAATGTTTTGCCTCAATTAGAAGCTGAGACAAATCAATTGCTCTCGCGGTTGAGTGCTAACCAGTTGCACGTTCAATTTGTGACACAGAAAGCTGGACGCAGTGGAAAATCCACAAAGAAAAATGTCAAGCTGATCGATACTTTGGATATTTTGATTGCAGATGCACAAGGAACGCGAGCTTATGAAACTTATTCTGGTGGAGAAGCTTTTAGAATTAATTTTGCTATCCGTTTAGCTTTGGCAAAATTACTGGCGCAACGGGCTGGAGCGTCGTTGCAATTGCTGATTGTGGATGAAGGTTTTGGTACGCAGGATTCCGAAGGATGCGATCGCCTGATTGCAGCAATTAATGCGATCGCTTCTGATTTCGCTTGCATCTTAACTGTAACTCATATGCCCCACCTGAAAGAAGCTTTCCAAGCTCGAATTGAGGTCAGTAAAACTCAACAAGGTTCTCAGTTACATTTGTTAATTTAG
- a CDS encoding S-layer homology domain-containing protein, producing MFGHTRWQAGCAAFMTLGITAGTIAPLITPTASLAQTSFSDVSYNYWASQFIQELAQRGVIAGFPDGTFRPDQAVTRAQFAAMIRKAFQKSAERQAVRFYDVPSNYWAYMAINEAYTTGFLSGYPGNRFEPNQNIPRQQVLVSLANGLDYVANNSTESTLQYYNDAYDISSYARTPVAAATEKRLVVNYPNVKSLQPQAVATRAQVAAFIYQALVSTGQVSAINSPYIVAAGNTTPPKPVAVTIPEGTVIPVKYDKAEKILVTKDETAPLTLTVGQNVVTDRGTLVIPAGSQVVGKLKPAKNGSQFVAEKLVLTNGQEYQLSATSEVITKTETIKKGTSTKAIVKNAALGAGAAAAVSAVTGDRAIATEEVLGGAAIGGLLGLFFGKKSVDLVVIDPDTDLQMTVERNLQISLR from the coding sequence ATGTTTGGTCATACTCGTTGGCAAGCTGGATGTGCTGCATTCATGACATTAGGTATTACAGCAGGCACAATCGCACCTTTAATTACACCTACAGCCTCTTTGGCTCAAACAAGCTTTTCAGACGTTTCATATAACTACTGGGCATCACAGTTCATTCAAGAACTAGCACAGCGCGGCGTTATTGCTGGATTTCCTGATGGGACTTTCCGTCCAGATCAAGCAGTCACGCGTGCTCAATTTGCAGCCATGATCCGTAAAGCTTTCCAAAAATCAGCAGAACGGCAAGCTGTTCGATTCTATGATGTGCCTAGCAATTACTGGGCATACATGGCAATTAATGAAGCCTATACAACAGGTTTCTTATCTGGTTATCCCGGCAATCGTTTTGAGCCCAATCAAAACATTCCCCGCCAGCAGGTATTAGTTTCACTGGCTAACGGTCTGGACTATGTTGCTAACAACAGTACTGAAAGCACTTTGCAGTACTACAACGACGCTTACGATATTTCTAGCTATGCTCGGACTCCCGTTGCAGCAGCAACTGAGAAGCGCTTGGTAGTTAACTATCCCAACGTCAAGTCTTTACAACCACAAGCAGTAGCAACACGAGCACAGGTAGCAGCTTTCATCTATCAAGCGTTAGTTAGCACCGGTCAAGTTTCAGCTATTAACTCACCCTATATCGTAGCGGCTGGTAATACAACTCCACCCAAACCGGTAGCCGTGACCATTCCTGAGGGAACTGTTATTCCCGTGAAATACGACAAGGCTGAAAAAATTCTGGTTACCAAGGACGAAACAGCACCTTTAACCCTCACTGTTGGGCAAAACGTAGTTACCGACAGGGGAACTTTGGTCATTCCTGCTGGTAGCCAAGTCGTAGGTAAACTCAAACCAGCGAAAAACGGTTCTCAATTCGTTGCGGAGAAACTCGTTCTTACCAACGGTCAGGAATATCAATTGAGCGCCACTTCTGAAGTGATTACCAAGACTGAAACTATTAAGAAAGGGACTAGCACAAAAGCAATTGTGAAGAATGCAGCCCTCGGTGCGGGTGCTGCAGCAGCAGTATCAGCCGTAACTGGCGATCGCGCTATTGCGACAGAAGAAGTTCTCGGTGGTGCGGCTATTGGTGGATTGCTCGGGCTGTTCTTTGGTAAGAAGAGCGTTGACTTAGTTGTTATTGACCCAGATACCGACCTGCAAATGACTGTAGAAAGAAATTTGCAGATTTCATTAAGATAG
- a CDS encoding sensor histidine kinase, whose product MSMSTSSEFVALCREQMALLAQALEASLSVVYLTQELVEASTTQEAKLIPVVFYPETAVERQQDNALVLPMSISNPDEVSYSSALTVMKRIPHSSTGKARRLGETKKNQKLLKAAEEFPATTRETSTTEASESHSADEYFIDGDRIVLPLIGQDMMLGLLVTVREDRQWNEQERGEIERIAQTLSLACVIDRQRAWLEQQLHQQQILQEKQQDLLDNLLHQLRNPLTALRTFGKLLLKRLRPGDINQEVANSIVRESDRLKELLQKFDEVIDLTAEDLGSVALPSKEVYVEANVQKEPKTSLLLPGTGEKETDCSIMDILEPLLVSASAIAQERNLQLVVEIPPHLPLVRVNRKSLEEVLSNIIDNALKYTPAGGKILVQAGQEKPSFQGIAISDTGPGIPPQDLEHLGERHYRGVQAQTQIPGTGLGLSIAKQLIEQMQGEIQVFSPALNTDITSLNARGTTVIVWLLMANG is encoded by the coding sequence ATGTCAATGTCTACCAGTTCTGAGTTTGTTGCTCTATGCCGAGAGCAGATGGCACTGTTAGCCCAAGCACTGGAAGCATCATTGAGTGTCGTTTATTTAACACAAGAATTGGTAGAGGCTTCAACGACACAAGAGGCGAAGCTAATACCTGTGGTGTTTTACCCAGAGACAGCAGTGGAACGGCAGCAAGATAATGCTTTAGTGTTGCCCATGTCTATTTCAAACCCCGATGAGGTTTCATATAGTTCAGCTTTGACTGTCATGAAAAGAATTCCCCATTCTTCTACAGGTAAAGCCCGGAGATTGGGAGAAACCAAAAAGAATCAGAAGCTATTGAAAGCAGCAGAAGAATTTCCTGCGACCACACGAGAAACCTCAACAACTGAGGCGTCAGAGTCTCATTCCGCAGACGAATACTTCATAGACGGCGATCGCATTGTCTTGCCTCTGATCGGCCAGGATATGATGTTAGGGCTGCTCGTAACAGTTAGGGAAGATCGGCAATGGAACGAGCAGGAAAGGGGCGAAATTGAGCGCATCGCTCAAACACTCTCTTTAGCTTGTGTTATAGATAGACAGAGAGCATGGTTGGAACAGCAGTTACACCAACAGCAAATTCTGCAAGAAAAGCAGCAAGATTTACTCGATAATTTACTCCACCAGTTACGCAATCCATTAACTGCATTGCGAACCTTTGGCAAGCTGCTTCTCAAACGACTGCGTCCGGGGGATATCAACCAAGAAGTAGCAAATAGCATAGTGCGAGAGAGCGATCGCCTTAAAGAATTGTTGCAAAAATTTGATGAAGTGATCGATTTAACAGCAGAAGATTTGGGGTCAGTGGCATTACCCTCAAAAGAAGTTTATGTTGAAGCCAACGTACAAAAAGAGCCAAAAACTTCACTGTTGCTACCCGGTACGGGGGAGAAAGAAACAGATTGCTCAATAATGGATATATTAGAACCCTTATTAGTATCCGCCAGTGCCATCGCTCAAGAAAGAAATTTACAATTAGTAGTAGAAATTCCTCCTCATTTACCTCTAGTACGTGTCAACCGCAAATCACTAGAAGAAGTATTAAGCAATATTATTGATAACGCCTTAAAGTACACTCCAGCTGGAGGTAAGATTTTAGTTCAAGCAGGGCAAGAAAAACCATCATTTCAAGGAATTGCCATTAGTGATACGGGACCCGGTATTCCACCTCAAGATTTGGAGCATCTTGGGGAAAGGCATTATCGAGGAGTACAAGCCCAGACTCAAATTCCCGGAACAGGATTGGGACTATCAATTGCCAAACAACTCATAGAACAAATGCAGGGCGAAATTCAAGTTTTCAGCCCTGCATTAAACACCGATATTACATCCCTAAATGCACGTGGAACCACTGTTATTGTTTGGTTGCTAATGGCTAATGGCTAA
- a CDS encoding DUF3155 domain-containing protein, translated as MARRRKRKSRRRQEGRRILEHVPQYSIESGEEKPVTAARRFIQAEGILPPALLLVKRNEHTTDRYFWAEKGLFGAQYVEENHFLFPSLRTLEPSPGQEPVAVASR; from the coding sequence TTGGCAAGGAGACGAAAAAGGAAGAGCCGTCGTCGTCAAGAAGGGCGACGAATTTTAGAACACGTGCCCCAATATAGCATCGAAAGCGGCGAAGAGAAACCTGTGACAGCAGCAAGAAGATTTATTCAAGCTGAGGGAATCTTGCCACCTGCGTTGCTACTCGTAAAGCGAAACGAACACACCACAGATCGTTACTTCTGGGCTGAGAAAGGTCTGTTTGGTGCTCAGTATGTTGAAGAAAATCATTTCTTATTTCCCAGCCTGAGAACGTTAGAACCTTCTCCAGGTCAAGAACCAGTAGCTGTTGCCAGTCGCTGA
- a CDS encoding cofactor assembly of complex C subunit B, with translation MDTAILPSTLLLTLLLSVGLFFFIRASTKDRMETAHLVSADDENTLMPLLKDYFQSRSYRVAAVDPEHNQVTFEGYVRPSWFLAVFLTLLAATGILCLSLVLSFLFPNLNQVFVGMVLLSPLSGTFYWKKAKKLEKVSLKLEETKGNERFPSKITVVAHRDELIELQRALSLKNCES, from the coding sequence ATGGATACTGCCATTTTGCCATCCACGTTACTGTTGACCTTACTATTATCTGTCGGGCTGTTTTTCTTTATTCGAGCTTCGACCAAAGACCGTATGGAAACAGCACACCTGGTTTCAGCAGACGACGAAAACACTTTAATGCCTTTATTAAAGGATTACTTTCAGTCTCGGTCTTACCGAGTGGCAGCGGTAGACCCAGAACACAACCAAGTAACCTTTGAAGGTTATGTTAGACCTAGCTGGTTTTTAGCTGTATTTTTAACGCTTTTAGCTGCTACAGGTATTCTTTGCCTATCGCTAGTCTTATCTTTTCTATTCCCCAATCTCAATCAAGTTTTTGTAGGAATGGTACTGCTTTCACCTTTAAGCGGTACTTTTTACTGGAAAAAAGCCAAAAAACTTGAGAAGGTTTCGTTGAAATTGGAAGAAACCAAGGGCAACGAACGCTTCCCAAGTAAAATTACTGTTGTTGCTCATCGAGATGAACTCATTGAGCTTCAACGGGCATTGAGTTTAAAAAATTGCGAGTCATAG
- a CDS encoding PadR family transcriptional regulator translates to MKLEDIYKFFENPPPTYLCQELAICYILYVLLQGESYGTELIQRLETEYPTYRLSDTVLYSAIKFLEDQKAITGYWKKLEGRGRPRRMYQVSPEWQSQAASLARLWHQYIDERTNQLVSS, encoded by the coding sequence ATGAAACTTGAGGATATATATAAATTCTTTGAAAATCCTCCGCCAACGTATCTCTGTCAAGAATTAGCTATTTGCTATATCTTGTACGTTTTACTACAAGGAGAATCCTACGGAACAGAGTTGATCCAACGCCTGGAAACCGAATATCCAACATACAGACTCTCTGATACTGTACTTTATAGTGCAATTAAGTTTCTCGAAGACCAGAAGGCAATCACTGGATATTGGAAAAAACTTGAAGGACGCGGACGTCCAAGGAGAATGTACCAAGTTTCCCCAGAATGGCAATCGCAAGCTGCGAGTTTAGCTCGTTTGTGGCACCAATACATTGATGAGAGAACGAATCAACTAGTTAGTAGTTAG